The Primulina huaijiensis isolate GDHJ02 chromosome 10, ASM1229523v2, whole genome shotgun sequence region TGTTGATTGAAATTAGGGTTTTGAGTGTAATAAGCGGCGTAAATGGTGGCGGTGTTGTATAAATGAGAAGCTGATGGGTCTGAATTAGGTATAGCGGAGCCCATTCGTAAAGAGGGAGGCGGCGGAGAAGCGGAGGTACGGTGGAGTAGCGGTTGTCACAGAAACCCCCGTTAGAGGTGAATGAAGGGATTTGgggaaattttaattaatttatatatttttctgtTATCTAactagatttatttatttattatttattacccattaaacaaaatgaattaagaatcaaatatatatatatatatatatgttttaaattgATCACAAATATATTACCTAATTCTATCATATTTGTtagaatattataaaatttcaagaactaaaaagaatttttttttatcgaatctttatctgtgagacgggtcaaccctaccgatattcacaataagaagtaatactcttagcataaaaagtaatatttttttatggatgacccaaataagagatccgtgtcacaaaatacgatctgtgagtccgtctcacacaagtttttatcttattttaatttatcttctaaaattaagtttttcttaatgtaaatattttatcattcatTTTCCCAAAAGGTCCTAATTAACAACAAAATGTATACGTGCTAAAGGATTTAATTGATGGAAtcaagaaaatgattttattaaaatatttaaaattcattatggaaattctaaaaatagaagaggtgaaatttcaaatttataaaatttcaagatttccaaataaaatgcacaaaatttagatagtgaataaattatttattatgcgAGGACATAATAAAATTGATGTAAAATCTTTCTCACTCTAAATTAATACTGatatcatgcatataatatgcatcaatAGTTTCTCTTAAGAAAATATACATGTTGGCAGATAAAATATAGAGTGTAGCATTGGCTTAAACTGTGAGGATTTTGTTTGCTTGGAAcgtctatttatttattcattgatTATGATAATTGGAGATAAATTTCGAATACAttcaaaatagaaaaaaatgtttaattttgatTGAACTAATCGAAAAAGCTAGAAATTCTAAACATACAGAAATGCTAAAACAACATAAAGTTGTATTGATTGCAATTAGTGAATGTTTGATCAATTGTTAGGAGTTCGATTTCTCTTACCAACAATTTCTCGGACGAGCTTGTCACAGGGTTTGCCAATGTGGTTTACCTGATTAATGTAGTTTTCCAACTATTACGTTTGTCCGATAGTTTACCTATTATGCATCGAATGATAGCTACAGTAGATTATCACgtcataaaaaaaatgcaaaatacctttttgaaatttgatgatctaacatatcaagaaacTATATAGACATTTGTTTGACCCCAGAGACATAGGCGAGTTGATAAGGTTTGGGTGACGAAAGTTAATATTCTCTGATATTTCATGATCGATTCTCGTGTGGAGCATATTCCTCATTAAATATTGTGAAAGTATACTCTGGAGTTCGATGTTCATTGTTCTCTCCTTCACTACTCATACACATAAATCAATTTACTTTCAAATTTGAATAGAAAGGTCTTTCTCATATAGAGAGTTTACCCACATACAGACATTTGTTTAGTTTTTTTGTGGTGTAAAATTGTCCAAAGTGCTTTACTTCATGTCTCCGATGACAGGGTCCACCACTGCACTTTGGAaactatattaatattaaaacgaATGTAACAGCATATNAGGTATATGAATCGGAGAAGTTATCTAATCCACATAACATACTTTTCAATATACTTCTTGGTTGATTTTGATAACTCTACAACTCTTTGTCGTAGTTtgttataatatacatataaccATTTTGATATACTCAGCAAGTATATGATCGTCTTAAACatctattatgttatttaaaatcttCATCTGGGATCTGACATGCTCGTAGTTTACTTCCCTATCAGGacgttttttcggttttctacattgtttttatccagtaatcttattttccaaatatttattttattgttgaatgatttttcagtttttgacaATCATCAACTATAACTCATAagaataaattttgtttttagtcGTGATTGGTTTTTACTTGTGACTAAAAGTATGTATAACCTATATATTCTTCAACAACATAACCAATGAATGGTGCTGTAATTTCTTCAAACATCGGGATatttgaaatatcatttttatatatttagtattagtataaatattatcaacatttagctataagtttaataaatttttaacgaTTATTTCTCAATCAGTGTgagaaaaaaacttgaaaatcttTTCAAATGACTATATCTTAGAACTGTGTCATCGTTTAATTTGACGCAATTCAGGAAAGTCATTTCTCTCGtcattttttagaagatttggaacaATGATTGCGTGCATCATATCATGGAGATGATATAGTTTCAATctcataaacaaaaaaaattttattctatcgagtttacattttgttttataatattttatatattgtggaacgacatacaaaattaattattgtattttaaaatcaaagtaTTTGTCTTATTCAATATCTCATCTGATAATACAACTGTTTAGATTTCATGAGCATCTTATAATagacaaaattaatttgatgaaatattgtataattcaatttgaatttCACTATTCGGCTAACTGAATTTATTTGGCGAGTAGTTCTCTATGTTACCATCATATATCTCATGAATTAGTTTGTTAGCcactttaactaaaaaaatagacaaaaacaACCTCTTAGCCACCTCGAAATCTATCGATATAATATTGGAAGAAATAAAGTGCAACAGGCTCAATGtctcaatttattaaaaatgcacaaaattgatatattgtgTCCACAAAGCTTTAGACTTGTTCTCaaatcattaaaaatagaatgagaattatacacaatttttttcatgtatttctttttttgaatgaagaattttttctttttgtttattctttgagaaatattgatattttatatggcaTCAATATGTTGCAAACCATGAAGTAGCAACATAATCACTATATAACCCTTAAAGGTTTACACATACAATTTTCCAATTTCTTCTTCATTGTGCTgcgttgaaatttaaatatgaatcattcttgatcttaatatttttctttaaatacgccttcaaatatatatgtatatgttttatGTCACTTAGTTAGACctaatttcaaatatctaaaaaatGTGTTTGAATTATATCATACAGAAATAGGGGCATAGAAATAtgcaacattattttttttaacatgtttttttCATCCACTATGtttgtcataaattttttgttcaaaatttgattcatttcttAACTACATGTATGAAGaaccaataaattatataattaacagAAATCATATATTACCCTCTTCATAGAACATAAGACCCAAATTATGTGGCTTTGATTGGTGTACTCTcatacatatttttatataaaaaacaagacaaataatagaatatcagaaaaatcaattgccgccaacaatactaaacaaaatgaatttaaaaaattcatgacaCAAACAACctccataaaaaaatgataactcaaagttcaaaaataatttatttagtacaaCAACAAAGAAATTGAAGTATATACGAGCaacaaaaagcataaatcaCTCTCAAGTTAAATACTAActcatattattcaaaatttttataaatttttcaatatttttttcaaataaagagAAGGCGCCTTACTAACGTCAtggtttcataaatattttactttttaaaaaaacacacaaatgaAAAAATGGTGCCTCAAAATCATCATGAAAAATCCTTTAATAAAAccttaagaaataaaaatataatacgaaGTCAcataattttccttaaatcaaagaaaaatattagaccgTTGAAAAAATATATCTGGCAACGACAAAACATACGTTAACTtctgattaattaaaatttagaatcatgcataatcatttaagtAGAACAAAATCGTATACAAAAAATCTACTTGATATTATctcttttaacaatttatccatGTTTGTCGTCCACGGACTCATAgatccactaatttttttagtccatctattaatttcacaataaataatattacaaaaataatataatcaagcacataaaaactcaaattcaaatactttcaatcaatttaaataaaaaaatttgaatagagaatataataatgttgtaaaaattttgaatactgATTTATAGACAGAAGTCTGGAAATACATTTGtcccaataaataaaaaaatattatctcttTATATTCTGATATATAAGCTAAAAACGAAGaaacatttcatcatttttaatattttgtaagtcGCTTCAAACTAAGTAATATAAGCAAACTGAAAACATGCATTATGTGTTTAagaattaacaaaatatatcaagaaaaaaattaaaaataatcatttttgtgggatatatggttttgttttatattttctttcggTGAAGAAACAAATCACATAAAGAATCCAAACACAAAATGATCAATACAAACGACATATAACACCAAAACATGTAATGCTATGTTAAAAAACTCATCTCATTGCAAGAacacaaaatgatcaaatgaagcatattacttagtaatatttatttagcagCATATATAAAACATTGAATAAATAGCTTAAAAACAGTGTTCGAAAtaacttacatacaaacatttctCTCAATCATGTATCTCTATTGACACATAAAGAGtttgaaaatatctttattctaaATGAGAGAAAGAAGTTTTATATaaccttaatatttattaataatttatttttattcaatccgaCTCATCTCCCTTCATCTGCCCATTATTACCTATCATCAATATAGTANAACTTATATGTTTATATTGAAATCACatacatacaaatattttctctcaataACATATATTTGTTGATACATAAGTAGTCTTAAAATACCTCTATTTTAAATGGGAAGAAGATGTTTTATATgaccttaatattttttaattatttaatttttttcaatgtcactcatctccattcgtcttcctattattactttaatgttcgtaatattaataatttttttaatgtataacattatgagagtgattttctattaatttgatgtcattgtataaattaaagtaattaaatttaaatttaaaaataaagtaaattttaaatttaaaataaaagtaaaattaaaataataaatagcttGATTGTGTTAAGTGCTCTATTAATAATTCTATTAAACTAACGTAGAAAATAACTTAAAGAACATCATGAACATTACACAAattataaaaccaaaaaaaggtaaaatagtaagtttacaaagtaaaataaaaataataattaatttgattgagttaaatacactattaattatcatattaaactaatatgaaaaatgacaataaacaaaacgataaaatatgaagtttacaaataaaagtcacatatttataatagtaatagaaataaaataaaatagatgttagtaatagtagcaatttttttaaatgtataacattatgataaatttataagtaaatcaaaataataattaatttgattgagttaagtacactattaattatcatattaaactaatatgaaaaatgacaataaacaaAACGGTAAAATAGGAAGTTTACAAataaaagtcacatatttataataatgaaataaaataaaatagatgttagtaatattagcaatttttttaaatgtataacattatgataaatttataagtaaaatcaaaataataattaatttgattgagttaagtacactattaattttcatattaaacaacatgaaaaatgacttaaagaaccccatgaacatgacaaaatataaaacaaatgaaagggttaaaaagaaaactcacaaataaaagttaagtacactattaattaacatattaaactaacatagaaAATTACTTTAAAGAACCAAATGAAGATNCAGTTTCTTTTTTGCCATTCCAGAATATAGTTGAAAAAGTACAGAGATAGGGAAAATGAAAGAGATACATGAAAGTGAAATTGGCTGCCATGTAAAGCTTGCTTTTTATATACTAACCAGGATGAATCTCCCGAATAATGTTGTCAAACAAAGATTATTCATAAAATTTGCATATGATCCAACGACTATTAAGCAAGGGAATGACTAAACCGCACCACTCGGAACTGTAATCATATACTAGCATTCATGTGCACGTatgtgtacaatcttttttgaTCCCTATTGGGATTAATAGATTGTAAGAAATCCACCAATGCATCCTCCATCTCAGTAAGGATTGGAAATACACgtttaataaaattaacatttCTAAGAAAAATAGATAAAGTATAAAGATATGATTGCTCCACTACATTTCTCCAAGTAGAAAATATTGCCACTTTTTAAGTTTCAAAAGTCCTTCAAGCTGCATGGTGATGATTCTTGAATCTTAAGCTCTCTCACTCTCAGTAAATTTTTGCAagtaaattgtttttaaaaatttaatcagAGCTGGTAATTCGAAATGCATCATTGTTTACTATACATTGTCTATTCCAGACTAAAAGAAACTAAGAAAACAAGGACATCAATGCACAAAGCAACAAATCTGTAGAAAATATCTCCAGGTATAACTCTGTATTGAAATTTAGCCAACTAACTTGTACGAAGTCGCTTCACAGAGAAACGATTGAGCAATCTTCTCAGTTAGTGAGCACTAGCGCTTCGTGCTCATGACCCCTCTCGACCCGCCATAGATTGAGCCTACCATGGCCATTTGTTCCTTCATCAGAAGTTAAAGGAACGTTAAGATCAATGAAATTGTCAACAATTCCAAATTGTTGATTTCCTGCGGTACTCTCTTTGGTTTTGCTTTCAGCAAATGCAGCATAATGAGCCCTTTTATGGCCACCCAAAGCTTGACCCGAACCAAAGAACTTGAAGCATGTCGAACACTGGTAATCCTGAGTTCCTTGCACTAATCGAATGCCATTATATTCAACCTGATCAACTTGCTTGATACAATCTTCATTTGCAGATAACTGGCTAGCATTTGTGTCCCCTGAGGAGATGTTACTGCACAGTCTATGCCTCGCTCTGTGGCTTCCAACGGCTTGGTGAGATTTAAAGTTCTTGTCAAACATTTTTTGCCTGTTCTCATGCTTCTTCTCAGAATCCTTTGAGATTTCGAGATTACTAGCGCCATTCTGAGGAGAATTATTTTCCATTTCATGTACAGAAAGTTTTGCTTTCTTGCAAGACATGGATTTCAAGGATTCTGAATCAGTTTCTTGAATCCGGGCTTCCAGTATCAGATCCTTTTCCGATTCTGCAAATTTGATGGGCACAGAAGAACCCTCTAGCATTTTAGGTGTTTTGATAGATCCAAGACCATCAAATTCTGactcatttttagaaaatgtagCTTCACAACCGGAAGTGCAACAATCAAGTTTCTCAGTTGTAAGACTATTTGAAGACTTATCACCATCACAAACAAAACTTCCATCAGTTCCATTAATTTCCCTACTTTTCTTGAATGATCCTGCTCCAAAATATACAGAATCATGATAAGAAGACTCGGTGACACCTATGGACAGCATCAATAAGCAGACAGCTGCATCCTGCTCCTCCTCAAACTCGGAAACTGCAGAGGACGATGCATTTAAACTGGACACCTCTGGATTTGCTTCAATCTTATACCTGACCCTTGACCGTTTTTTACGAACAGTGCATAAACTCCCCAAGTCTAATGAATTATCAGATGATTCGCCGCGAGCCCTTGATGATTTCTTGGAGTGGCTCTTCATGTGACCAAACATGGCTCTGATCGAATCAAATGCTTTCCCACACGTCTTGCACTGATGCAGGCCTTTACGCTTCGTTGAATGGAATCTCATGTGACCTGACAGAGCTCTCAGTGATGGAAACCGTTTGTCGCACACTTTACAGGCTGCCTTTCTTGAAATGCCGCATTTCGGATTGGAAATTCCGCAAGATTTCTTAGGATTATCTCTTAATTCATAGCTTTTACTTAGACAACTCTCTCCATAATCGGTGTTACTGCGGCAATTCTTGACGTCTTCTACGCTCAGAAAGGAACTGTTTGAATGATCATTGGAGGGTTTTTTGAGTTGAAAACCACCATTTTGATCAAACCCGGATTCAGAATCCATTCCAATTGCTACTTTTGATTCTGCTGCTTTCTTTGATGCTGAAATCTGGGCTAAATGAACCCTCATGTGACCTCCAAGTGACTTCCCACTGACGCAACTTTTGCCGCATATCTTGCATACGTACCTCTGTTCTTGCAACTCCTCCATCGCTACCCAAATTTCTCGGGTCCAAGaaccaaaaaacaaaaagaaaacgaAAAGGAAGAAAAACCCAGACTAAAAATTCGATCAACAAACTTCCATCATCCACTGCCCACTTGATTACTCTGAATTGAAAGAGAACCCCACCAATCGATCAAAAAAACAAGGTATTACTCGAGAATCCAATCAAAAAACGTCTAGCCTCCTCGAGAAGGTGTCCTCTGAACAGCAAGAAGCAAATGCTGAAGCGATTGACGAAGAACCCATCGCAGGTTCTGAGCAAAAACAAGATCTTGAAATTGAAAATGCGTTGAAAAGAGAGTTTTCCCAACTCGTTCTCTTCTGTAGCAAAATTGAAGTGAATGGGAGTCGTTGATAGAATAACTACTACTCGGTGGAATCCCGGTGATACCTAACCATCGAGTAAAGAAAGACTTGCATGCATTAAAAGATTAGACCTCCCCATGGCTTTTTTAAATGGTAAACCGAAATGGGAAAAGTGAGAGGCCAAAAATCGATCTTGAGATATTATAACAtgtaataacaaaaaataataagcaatataaaataCTTTATagtgtaatttatttttagagTTTGTTTAACATTCGaaaataaatggaaaaaaaatggaAGATTGATTGGTGGAGAGTGAAAGGAATTTGTTCTCTTTGTTTTTGGGGGTCTTGCGTCACGTTGACTAAATGAATGGAAATTACTAATCAACTCTATTTAAAGGTATTGATTTATCTACAATTACACACCCTTTAACATGGGCTATATTCACAACATATTGAAGATTTCTTTCTTTAAAAATGATGAATGCTCGTTCGATGAAGTACAA contains the following coding sequences:
- the LOC140986733 gene encoding uncharacterized protein, which encodes MEELQEQRYVCKICGKSCVSGKSLGGHMRVHLAQISASKKAAESKVAIGMDSESGFDQNGGFQLKKPSNDHSNSSFLSVEDVKNCRSNTDYGESCLSKSYELRDNPKKSCGISNPKCGISRKAACKVCDKRFPSLRALSGHMRFHSTKRKGLHQCKTCGKAFDSIRAMFGHMKSHSKKSSRARGESSDNSLDLGSLCTVRKKRSRVRYKIEANPEVSSLNASSSAVSEFEEEQDAAVCLLMLSIGVTESSYHDSVYFGAGSFKKSREINGTDGSFVCDGDKSSNSLTTEKLDCCTSGCEATFSKNESEFDGLGSIKTPKMLEGSSVPIKFAESEKDLILEARIQETDSESLKSMSCKKAKLSVHEMENNSPQNGASNLEISKDSEKKHENRQKMFDKNFKSHQAVGSHRARHRLCSNISSGDTNASQLSANEDCIKQVDQVEYNGIRLVQGTQDYQCSTCFKFFGSGQALGGHKRAHYAAFAESKTKESTAGNQQFGIVDNFIDLNVPLTSDEGTNGHGRLNLWRVERGHEHEALVLTN